One window of the Yamadazyma tenuis chromosome 6, complete sequence genome contains the following:
- the DIA4 gene encoding Serine--tRNA ligase, mitochondrial (EggNog:ENOG503NV6W; COG:J) — translation MRLLRYYSILPKPNLEIRSIITNKDAYKDSILKRETKNLLHNLETVASQRPQELELIARLNSLKHKRAQITKSITPENKQTVLPQLADIKKSIKSLEPKVDELSATVLANAEALPNLIDPSVKSHQQVVEYLNVLETEIPSPLPEDDETLRVFDHKTIGERKGIFEFAKASKISGSSWYYLVGDGALLENALVQYALAQATHHHYQFVIPPTIVKNEVIKACGFKPKDQHNEQQIYEISDSDSSLIGTCEIPLAGYHANINFQVSEQFPKKYVGLSRSFRAEAGSRGRDTKGLYRVHEFTKLELFHYTTPESSALELEQLMEFQKSLIKNLGLKAKVINIPYNDLGAPAYKKYDIEAWMPGRNSWGELTSSSNCTDYQSRRLNIRYFDQEKNLKYVHTLNGTAMAVPRVIVAIVEQNYDPVTDQIKIPDVLVPLMGKKYI, via the coding sequence CAACCTCGAGACTGTGGCCTCCCAGAGACCCCAGGAACTCGAGCTCATCGCTCGCCTAAACAGTTTGAAACACAAAAGAGCCCAAATCACAAAGTCCATCACTCCCGAGAACAAACAAACGGTGCTCCCACAACTTGCAGACATCAAGAAATCCATCAAAAGTCTCGAACCGAAGGTCGACGAGCTTTCAGCAACAGTTTTGGCCAACGCTGAGGCTCTTCCAAATCTCATTGACCCATCTGTCAAACTGCACCAACAGGTGGTGGAGTACCTCAACGTCCTCGAGACCGAGATACCATCACCTCTACCCGAAGATGATGAGACTCTTCGAGTATTCGACCACAAAACCATTGGAGAAAGAAAGGGAATATTTGAATTTGCCAAAGCTTCAAAGATTTCGGGGTCTTCGTGGTACTACTTGGTTGGTGACGGGGCGTTGCTTGAAAATGCCTTGGTTCAGTACGCGTTGGCACAGGCcacccaccaccactaccAATTTGTCATTCCGCCCACAATTGTGAAGAACGAAGTCATCAAAGCGTGTGGGTTCAAGCCCAAAGATCAGCATAACGAGCAACAAATCTATGAAATCAGCGACAGCGACTCATCATTGATCGGAACATGTGAGATTCCTCTCGCTGGGTACCATGCCAATATCAACTTCCAGGTGTCTGAGCAGTTTCCCAAAAAATACGTGGGTCTATCACGGTCTTTCAGAGCTGAGGCCGGTTCGAGAGGAAGAGATACCAAGGGGTTGTACCGAGTCCACGaattcaccaagttggagttgttcCACTATACGACGCCCGAATCGTCTGCGCTCGAATTGGAGCAGTTGATGGAGTTCCAGAAGAGTCTaatcaagaacttgggaTTGAAGGccaaagtcatcaatatTCCCTATAACGACTTGGGAGCCCCCGCGTACAAGAAGTACGACATCGAGGCGTGGATGCCGGGAAGGAATAGCTGGGGCGAGTTGACTAGTTCTTCCAATTGCACAGACTACCAGTCTCGGAGACTTAATATTCGATACTTTGACCAGGAAAAGAACCTCAAGTATGTGCACACGTTGAACGGAACGGCTATGGCGGTGCCTCGGGTGATTGTGGCAATTGTGGAACAAAACTACGATCCGGTCACCgatcaaatcaaaatcCCCGACGTGCTTGTCCCATTGATGGGTAAAAAATATATATAG
- the SRO7 gene encoding Lethal(2) giant larvae sro7 (COG:U; BUSCO:EOG09260931; EggNog:ENOG503NU4G): MFNKLKSKKSPLSLNSVSNAIKNSSSSNISPDLNPKDLQIDNLIQYGLKDHSILAVAYDPVQSLLAISTSNNEIRVIGQSTVEVVFELNSSSPIIDLRFIKGIYLVAVSATSTITIFSLYSKQILTNYSPPGSISSVTSDPGLDWIVIGLTNGSFVFYDVDRLNLSPLRVDNLQKKVLPKEKLSPVLHIEWHPRDIGVLLLTYSHCAVLYSIASGDVKQVFIYNLPKGARGFDWALNVANSGKKKLFSSPKEVVSEVVESHFHPNGLHIVTVHADNSMVFWDANSGTLLEARSIYEINLHKPGAPVQAPQHFLPIQSVRWVCGSDPELTKLLICGGDSDHPDRVYILDFGLTLKYSMTSHDKQGDFYSKPQNGQKMMAINFYQNNTGKAEFLDKIVPLPQLGCPYFNGGHNPGYILLKSNLNNIYLSVFGELMINNDNTDLGKLLLPPTIAFVHPPVTYSKVELIKRIDWYGVQSSRISTGVKAKTELLLQGGAAINENIIRSIGHNDHYRKVLVTGNEGGIVRLLDITRGEVEEQEGLIQISLKETLVANRYEDLSISSVSCAFESRDLVVGLGNGNVVLCKFGKINPSRKPLSPDYSGCPVQHANENAKIINISERIRGTFADSSTFLPMNLMALDQPDEITSLKACGIGFCAVGYKSGRLVVCDIGRGPAIIYNMESIAKLVPTASAGCYATSMEFSIMEYAQEGYSSILLIVGTNEGGNLLYFKILPQANGGFEVMLADKTMKLNYRSSEDSCIKEIIPISSKGASTVPTLDVFNKLSQGILIPGYLILASDKDIRVLKPPKQKLAHKVIEEHCCSAGVVDIGAKGVILASVLRTGFIKLSNLPALADITDYKLSKDLVKSYDLNSISKSNVLRTGDLYVRTGESEFINLALSIKDPRRKNKDTTDLLFNENSVIPPKPSVSALQWAKGASTVISVPDLNALIGGPNRKPAKHPESQMAFNISPENNQTAGYGNTYGGVERSDDGRGYKEPVRKDGTTRNFGSTGFMKSLQTGVEQMEESLNGYANSMSETMNESLESQKRSMYSSAFKSKFGF; the protein is encoded by the coding sequence ATGTTCAACAAGCTAAAACTGAAAAAACTGCCTTTATCACTTAACTCGGTAAGTAATGCTATCAAGAACTCCAGCTCTTCCAACATATCGCCCGACTTGAACCCTAAGGACCTTCAAatcgacaacttgatcCAGTACGGGTTAAAGGATCACCTGATCTTGGCGGTGGCTTACGACCCAGTTCAAAGTCTACTTGCGATATCCACCTCAAACAACGAAATTCGTGTCATAGGACAAAGCACAGTCGAAGTGGTATTTGAACTCAACTCTTCCAGTCCTATCATCGACTTGAGATTCATCAAAGGCATATACTTGGTGGCAGTTCTGGCTACTTCCACCATAACAATCTTCTCCTTGTACTCCAAACAAATATTAACCAATTATCTGCCTCCCGGCTCGATCAGCAGCGTCACGCTGGATCCGGGCTTGGATTGGATTGTAATTGGATTGACTAACGGCAGTTTTGTGTTCTACGACGTTGACCGCTTGAACCTTTCTCCATTAAGAGTCGATAACTTGCAGAAGAAGGTTTTGCCCAAAGAAAAGCTTTCTCCGGTGCTACACATCGAGTGGCATCCCAGAGATATAGGTGTTTTGTTGCTCACTTACTCACACTGTGCTGTGTTGTACTCCATCGCCAGTGGGGACGTAAAACAAGTATTTATCTACAATTTACCCAAAGGTGCAAGAGGATTCGACTGGGCTTTGAATGTTGCAAACAGTGGGAAGAAAAAGCTTTTCAGCAGTCCTAAGGAAGTGGTtctggaggtggtggagtccCATTTCCACCCCAATGGTCTCCACATCGTTACGGTCCATGCCGACAATTCCATGGTGTTCTGGGATGCCAATTCAGGCACTTTGCTTGAAGCAAGAAGCATTTATGAAATAAACCTCCACAAGCCGGGAGCTCCAGTGCAAGCACCTCAGCATTTCTTACCGATCCAGTCGGTCAgatgggtttgtggatccgATCCCGAGTTGACCAAGCTCTTGATCTGTGGAGGTGATAGTGACCATCCAGACCGAGTTTATattcttgattttggacTCACGTTAAAATACTCAATGACATCGCATGACAAACAAGGGGACTTCTACAGCAAACCTCAGAATGGCCAGAAGATGATGGCTATCAACTTCTACCAAAACAACACCGGAAAAGCCGAGTTCTTGGATAAGATAGTCCCATTGCCCCAGTTGGGGTGTCCCTACTTCAATGGTGGGCACAATCCTGGTTATATATTATTGAAGTccaacctcaacaacatctATTTGTCTGTGTTTGGTGAATTGATGATCAACAACGATAACACCGACTTGGGCAAGTTGTTACTTCCTCCCACCATTGCGTTTGTCCATCCTCCTGTTACTTACAGTAAAGTCGAGCTCATCAAGAGAATCGACTGGTACGGGGTTCAGTCGAGTCGGATATCTACTGGTGTCAAGGCCAAAACCGAGTTGCTCTTACAAGGAGGAGCTGCTATCAACGAGAACATCATTAGATCCATCGGACATAATGATCATTACCGTAAGGTTTTGGTCACGGGTAATGAAGGAGGAATTGTGCGGTTGTTGGATATCACTAGAGGTGAAGtggaagaacaagaagggTTGATCCAGATCAGCTTAAAGGAAACTTTGGTTGCCAACAGGTACGAAGACTTGAGCATATCGAGTGTTTCCTGTGCATTTGAGAGTAGGGATTTGGTTGTCGGTTTGGGAAATGGAAATGTAGTGTTGTGCAAATTCGGAAAGATCAACCCCAGCAGAAAGCCTTTGTCTCCAGATTACTCTGGATGTCCAGTTCAACATGCTAATGAGAATGCtaagatcatcaacatctCGGAAAGAATTAGAGGCACTTTTGCAGACTCATCAACCTTTCTaccaatgaacttgatggcCCTTGACCAGCCCGACGAAATCACCAGCCTCAAGGCTTGTGGGATTGGCTTTTGTGCGGTTGGGTATAAATCCGGAAGATTGGTGGTGTGTGACATTGGAAGAGGTCCAGCCATCATTTACAATATGGAGTCTATTGCCAAATTGGTACCAACCGCATCTGCTGGCTGCTATGCCACCTCCATGGAGTTCTCCATCATGGAGTATGCTCAGGAAGGATATTCGtccattttgttgattgtCGGAACCAACGAAGGAGGAAACTTGttgtacttcaagatcttgcCTCAGGCAAATGGAGGGTTCGAGGTGATGCTTGCTGACAAGacgatgaaattgaactaCAGATCGTCAGAAGACAGTTGCATTAAAGAAATCATTCCCATCAGTAGCAAAGGAGCTTCTACCGTGCCCACTCTAGatgtgttcaacaagttgagtCAAGGCATTTTGATTCCAGGATATTTGATTCTAGCTTCTGACAAAGATATTCGGGTTTTGAAACCACCAAAGCAAAAGTTGGCTCACAAGGTTATCGAAGAGCATTGCTGTAGCGCCGGGGTGGTTGATATTGGTGCTAAAGGAGTGATTTTGGCATCGGTGTTGAGAACCGGTTTTATCAAGTTGAGCAACTTGCCGGCATTGGCAGATATCACCGACTATAAGCTCTCCAAGGACCTTGTTAAGTCGTATGACTTGAACTCGatctccaaatccaacGTGTTGAGAACTGGAGATCTCTACGTACGTACTGGAGAATCcgagttcatcaacttggccttaTCGATAAAGGATCCTAGACGCAAAAACAAGGATACCACCGAtttgttgttcaacgaAAACAGCGTTATTCCGCCCAAACCAAGTGTCAGCGCATTGCAATGGGCCAAGGGAGCATCTACCGTCATCTCGGTACCTGACTTGAATGCATTGATTGGAGGACCCAACCGGAAACCTGCCAAACACCCAGAGAGTCAAATGGCCTTCAATATCAGTCCAGAAAACAACCAGACGGCTGGCTACGGTAACACCTACGGcggtgttgaaagaagcGATGATGGTCGTGGTTACAAGGAACCTGTGAGGAAAGATGGCACCACCAGGAACTTTGGACTGACCGGGTTCATGAAGAGTCTACAAACAGGGGTTGAGCAGATGGAAGAGAGCCTCAATGGATATGCCAATTCCATGAGTGAAACCATGAATGAGTCTCTTGAAAGTCAAAAACGGCTGATGTACTCATCGGCCTTCAAGAGCAAGTTTGGTTTTTAG
- the dpm2 gene encoding Dolichol phosphate-mannose biosynthesis regulatory protein (EggNog:ENOG503P564; COG:O) — MFDQLVGLAMLGVAVAVFVYYSTWVLVLPFVDDSSFLQSFFLPRDYAIKLPLLLLLIGGVAVGSFVGSVLIKESNKKKAKKAE, encoded by the exons ATG TTTGATCAGTTAGTTGGTTTGGCTATGCTTGGTGTTGCCGTGGCTGTCTTTGTATACTATTCTACTTGGGTGTTAGTGTTAccttttgttgatgattcaAGTTTCTTGCAGAGTTTCTTCTTGCCAAGAGACTATGCTATTAAGCTTCCcttattgttgttgttaaTCGGGGGAGTTGCCGTGGGTTCTTTTGTGGGAAGTgttttgatcaaggaatctaacaagaagaaggccaagaaggCCGAATAA
- a CDS encoding uncharacterized protein (COG:U; EggNog:ENOG503NZ29), translated as MFEAVYIADTNNNLVYEYLINLSSPSFKSLISVVSSLSADPNNIIEINKNYSVYKYTTSNIIIYTLNVANINPMLPFHFILQLIDVIHDYFGYPLAIPKIESNDDTLTLLISQMIDDGIPNITDFNQLRDIVPFSSFLSKLLGKTSQMTTNAIKKSTSTSISNLPRSQDLNTSSIPWRRSNVRHTNNEMYVDVVETVDVIFKSVAKSLGSAQQVKQFDSAFYSTNSSSTSSYSKSLVPVSSTINGQVLFTSRLTGVPCLQMILNVAGLNNINPKFHRCVKLDTWKQNNGTLSFIPPDGKFTLIKYSIDLDQFSRKDQLSMLGSVSVDYNYGLGLHKNEFEVKLQLPVIKGVTKIENLSIEINANYSNLITIKSSRLTHGDFSYKSNGKAEWNLRSVTPGVNPILYGSIITGDMETDSETFDSERTTQDKTFTKPVLKPAFIKLSYTNKGSLPSGIKVDSLKIVSAKGLSETVKPYKGVKYLTKTGDFIIRS; from the coding sequence ATGTTTGAAGCAGTATACATAGCTGACACAAATAACAACCTTGTGTATGAGTACCTCATCAACCTTTCATCGCCGTCGTTCAAATCGCTCATCAGCGTAGTGTCGTCCCTATCGGCAGATCCCAACAAtatcattgaaatcaacaaaaactacTCGGTCTACAAATacaccacctccaacatcatcatttACACCTTGAATGTTGCCAATATCAACCCAATGTTACCGTTCCATTTCATCCTCCAGTTGATAGATGTCATCCATGACTACTTTGGGTACCCGTTGGCCATTCCCAAAATCGAGTCCAATGATGATACTTTAACACTTTTGATTAGCCAAATGATAGATGACGGAATCCCCAACATCACCgatttcaaccaattgCGTGATATCGTTCCGTTTAGCAGCTTCCTCTCCAAGCTTCTAGGCAAAACCAGCCAGATGACTACCaatgccatcaagaaactGACGTCAACATCCATATCAAATTTGCCCCGATCGCAAGATCTTAACACCTCTTCAATTCCCTGGAGAAGATCCAATGTCCGCCACACAAACAACGAAATGTATGtggatgttgttgagacCGTTGATgtgatcttcaagtcagTGGCCAAATCCTTGGGCCTGgctcaacaagttaaaCAGTTTGATTCTGCATTTTATTCTACCAattcctcctccaccagTCTGTACAGCAAAAGCTTGGTGCCGGTATCTAGCACTATAAACGGACAAGTTCTATTTACCAGTAGGCTTACGGGAGTACCGTGCCTTCAAATGATCTTGAATGTGGCTGGTCTCAATAACATCAACCCCAAGTTCCATCGATGTGTAAAACTCGACACATGGAAGCAAAACAACGGGACTTTATCGTTCATACCGCCAGATGGGAAGTTCACTTTGATAAAGTATTCCATCGACCTTGATCAATTCTCGAGAAAAGACCAATTGTCGATGTTGGGGAGTGTAAGTGTTGACTACAATTATGGGTTGGGGCTTCATAAAAACGAGTTTGAGGTCAAACTACAATTGCCGGTTATTAAGGGAGTGACGAAAATCGAAAACCTCCTGATCGAAATCAACGCTAATTATCTGAACTTGATAACCATCAAGTCCAGCAGATTGACCCATGGCGACTTCAGCTATAAGAGTAATGGAAAGGCAGAATGGAACTTGAGAAGTGTGACTCCGGGTGTGAATCCGATATTGTATGGTTCTATCATCACTGGTGACATGGAAACAGACTCCGAGACGTTTGATAGTGAGAGAACTACACAAGACAAGACATTTACAAAACCCGTCTTAAAGCCAGCATTCATTAAATTGTCTTATACCAACAAAGGGTCATTGCCTTCAGGAATAAAGGTAGACAGCTTAAAGATAGTCAGCGCGAAAGGATTGAGTGAGACCGTTAAGCCCTACAAAGGAGTGAAATACTTGACCAAAACTGGAGACTTTATCATTAGATCCTAG
- the FET3 gene encoding ferroxidase fet3 (EggNog:ENOG503NVG2; CAZy:AA1; COG:Q) translates to MKLLSLIVLFSFISFGYCKTHYWNYTANYVDANPDGVFTRRALTLNGEWPPPVLRVGKGDRVVFNLTNGLEDQNTTMHFHGLFQPGSAQMDGPEMVTQCPIPPGAHFVYNFTVGDQVGTFWYHSHTAGQLGDGLRGVFVIEDDEYPFDFDEEITLTIADWYHKSSDELSKSFMSLYNPTGAEPIPQNFLVNDTTNFTWNIEPNKTYFVRIVNVGAFVSQYLYMDDHEFEIVEVDGIYVNPNTTDMLYITVAQRYGVLIRTKSNTDKNYAFMSAVDQDLLDKIPKDLVLNQTSVLVYDENNDTPDQYYVDAWDFFDDFYLSPYNNETLYEDPDLTVTVDVVMANLGNGVNYAFFNNISYVTPKVPTLLTLLSAGDDATNALIYGTNTHTYVLQKDDIVDIVVNNQDTGKHPFHLHGHVFQVISRGEGVPDTSSPVAFDADSMSEFPEYPVLRDVVYVNPQSYMVLRFKADHPGVWFFHCHIEWHLRQGLALQFVEAPEDILNDSRQTLTDNHKDVCDKVGVSWKGNAADNDKDFTDLTNQNVQVKPLPAGFTARGIVALVFSCISAFLGLVAIAIYGVADIKNIEQKVVEDMGLDISEFKEDGVEGEGESSSFLDSQTGRQ, encoded by the coding sequence atgaaattgttgtctCTAATTGTTTTATTCAGCTTTATCAGCTTTGGATATTGTAAAACTCACTACTGGAATTATACCGCCAATTATGTGGATGCTAACCCTGATGGAGTGTTCACCAGAAGGGCCCTTACTTTGAACGGGGAATGGCCTCCTCCTGTGTTACGGGTAGGAAAAGGTGATCGGGTAGTGTTTAACTTGACCAATGGGTTGGAAGACCAAAATACCACCATGCATTTCCACGGATTATTTCAACCAGGAAGTGCTCAAATGGATGGTCCTGAAATGGTAACTCAATGTCCAATTCCCCCAGGTGCTCACTTTGTGTACAACTTTACCGTTGGTGATCAGGTGGGTACATTTTGGTACCATTCCCATACGGCTGGTCAGCTTGGTGATGGTCTCAGAGGGGTTTTTGTCATTGAAGACGACGAATATCCatttgactttgatgaagaaatcactCTTACAATTGCCGATTGGTACCATAAGAGCAGTGATGAactttccaagtctttTATGAGCTTGTACAACCCTACCGGAGCTGAGCCCATTCCGCAGAACTTTTTGGTCAacgacaccaccaactttaCTTGGAATATCGAACCCAATAAGACCTACTTTGTCAGAATCGTCAATGTGGGTGCGTTTGTGTCGCAGTATCTTTATATGGACGACCACGAGTTTGAAATTGTCGAGGTGGATGGAATTTACGTCAAccccaacaccaccgaTATGCTTTACATCACCGTGGCCCAACGTTACGGGGTGTTGATTAGAACCAAGAGCAATACTGATAAGAACTATGCCTTTATGTCGGCCGTGGACCAGGATTTGTTGGATAAAATTCCAAAAGACTTGGTATTGAATCAAACCAGTGTCCTTGTATATGACGAGAATAACGATACCCCTGATCAATATTACGTGGATGCCTGGGACTTTTTCGACGACTTTTACTTGTCTCCTTACAACAATGAAACTCTTTACGAAGACCCTGACTTGACGGTCACGGTGGACGTGGTTATGGCAAACTTGGGTAACGGTGTCAACTAtgctttcttcaacaacatcagTTATGTTACACCAAAGGTTCCAACCTTGTTGACACTTTTGTCCGCCGGAGACGATGCTACCAACGCTCTTATCTACGGTACCAACACCCATACTTATGTGTTGCAAAAAGACGACATTGTTGACATTGTCGTCAATAACCAGGATACCGGTAAGCATCCGTTCCACTTGCACGGACATGTTTTCCAGGTAATTTCCAGAGGTGAAGGAGTCCCTGATACCCTGTCTCCAGTGGCGTTCGATGCTGACTCGATGTCCGAATTTCCTGAATATCCAGTGTTGAGAGACGTTGTGTACGTCAACCCTCAATCGTACATGGTTTTGAGATTCAAGGCCGACCATCCTGGTGTTTGGTTTTTCCACTGTCATATCGAATGGCATTTGCGTCAAGGTTTGGCCCTTCAATTTGTGGAGGCTCCAGAAGACATTCTTAATGATTCTCGCCAGACCCTTACAGACAACCATAAGGATGTTTGTGATAAGGTTGGAGTGTCATGGAAGGGTAATGCTGCTGATAATGACAAGGACTTTACCGACTTGACAAACCAGAATGTCCAGGTCAAGCCCTTACCTGCTGGTTTCACTGCCAGAGGTATTGTGGCCTTGGTATTCTCGTGTATCTCTGCCTTCTTGGGTCTTGTGGCCATCGCTATCTACGGGGTGGctgacatcaagaacattgaACAGAAGGTGGTAGAAGACATGGGATTGGACATTTCTGAGTTCAAGGAAGATGGTGTCGAAGGTGAAGGTGAATCTTCGTCTTTCTTGGACAGTCAAACTGGCCGTCAATAA